GCGCGAAGGCGATCGGCACGCCCAATGCCATGGTCCCCAGAAGCGAGCCGACGAAGACGATGACGGTCATCGCGGCGCCTCCCCGGTGGCCGCCCGTTCACGGGCCGGCGCGCCGATGGCGATGGCCGGCCGGTCGGCCAGCACGCGCCAGATATCGACGAGGATGATGATGATGGCGACGACGGCGAAGAACAGGCCCGCCCCGTAGTAGACGGTCATCGACCAGTTGAGCACCGGGGTGACCACGGTCAGGTTGATCACCGACTGGGTATAGCTGCCGCTCAGCATCAGCACGCAACAGCCCAGCACAATCAGGCTGCCCAGCACCGCCATCGCCTTGGCGACCGGGCGGGGCATGTTCTTGACCACGAAATCGATGCCGATATGGCCGTGCTCGGCCAGCGCCACCGTGGCGCCCAGGAAGATGATCCACACGAAGAAGATGCGCGACAGCTCTTCTGAAATGGTCAGGCCGGAATTGAAGGCGTAGCGCAGCACCACGTTGCCGAAAACCAGGACCACCATGCCCGAGAGCAGCAGGGCAAGCAGGACCCTGGCGAGTTTGAAATAGAGCTCGCAGAGACGTTTCATCGAATCGTTCCCGTCCTCCTCTTGGCGCGTCCTCGGAATGGGGCGCTGGATGCCGGGAGAAGGTTCCACGATCGCGAAAGGCGCATGGCCCGATCTCCCTGCGAGTCTTCGGGCCGCCGTGTTTTTTTGGCCCCGAGCGCTTCGGGAAGCGCCGGGTTCGGCCCATTGGCAGGAAGCGTAGTCGAGTTAAGTCCAGGACGTCAACGAATATCCTATTTTTTGCGTTTCATCGATATTTTTGCGCCCATTGACGATTTTCCGGGGGTATTCGCTCCCTCTCCGCCCT
Above is a genomic segment from Shumkonia mesophila containing:
- a CDS encoding TRAP transporter small permease, whose protein sequence is MKRLCELYFKLARVLLALLLSGMVVLVFGNVVLRYAFNSGLTISEELSRIFFVWIIFLGATVALAEHGHIGIDFVVKNMPRPVAKAMAVLGSLIVLGCCVLMLSGSYTQSVINLTVVTPVLNWSMTVYYGAGLFFAVVAIIIILVDIWRVLADRPAIAIGAPARERAATGEAPR